Sequence from the Macadamia integrifolia cultivar HAES 741 unplaced genomic scaffold, SCU_Mint_v3 scaffold837, whole genome shotgun sequence genome:
GGGTTCTTGCTGTCCGCCGTGAGCTCAAGGTTCAACCTTGTCGTCCATATGTCCAACCGCGTGCAAAGGTCATTTTCAACCGCAAAGGATATACTTGCAAGCCAGGAAGACCATACCTGtgaaacaaataaaacagaTGATTATGAGATTCTGGGAAAACCAAGTAAGAGGTTTCCATTTGATTTTGACGCTTGAGCTTTTCATCCTTCTTGCAGTCTGGGGTTCTTTGGACAGATCAAAGCTCCTCCCTTTCATCCTTAATTCTTGGATGCACCTTGTAACTGCTCTGCTATCGCTCTTCTCTCTCTGCAACTGTCTTGAAACTTTCCAGTACTTGCAAAGTTTCATTTGGACCAAAACGATCATGGCAAGTGAAGAAGAGACGGATAGCAAAGATGGAAGCCACCATCTCCTGCATGTATATTCTTGAGAATGAATGGAAGAGGTGAAGAGAATGGTCAGGAAAAATCCATGGAAGGCTAAGAAGAAACAGCACAACTGAAATAATTCCCGTCTGATGCTGTCCATTCGGGTTTCCTTCATGGCGATTCGGCCCCCAAAGAGGTCTTCTTCTCTCTGCCAGAGCTTTAGTAGCAAGAGATGACCAGGGCTCTCGGAGATTTCCATTAAGGGGTGCTGCTGGATTGCAGAAACGGTGGCCATAGCAGACAGGAGCTTCTGTTGATGCTCTTCGTCGACGGGGATTTCCACCACGTGGGCTTCTTTAGATTCTGCCATTAATCTCAACGACCAACTAAAAATTTACGACTTCAAAATGTAAACAAGATAAAAAATGAGACAAGATATATTGCTTAGTAGTGATGAGTGAGAATGAGTGAACCAGTGTCGTATGCAATTTTGGAATTCACCAAAATGGatcttaaacaaaaaaattaataataataataataattgtaaataaataaaggaaagtgCAAG
This genomic interval carries:
- the LOC122070152 gene encoding uncharacterized protein LOC122070152; this encodes MAESKEAHVVEIPVDEEHQQKLLSAMATVSAIQQHPLMEISESPGHLLLLKLWQREEDLFGGRIAMKETRMDSIRRELFQLCCFFLAFHGFFLTILFTSSIHSQEYTCRRWWLPSLLSVSSSLAMIVLVQMKLCKYWKVSRQLQREKSDSRAVTRCIQELRMKGRSFDLSKEPQTARRMKSSSVKIKWKPLTWFSQNLIIICFICFTGMVFLACKYILCG